A window of Cryptomeria japonica chromosome 3, Sugi_1.0, whole genome shotgun sequence contains these coding sequences:
- the LOC131053973 gene encoding pentatricopeptide repeat-containing protein At5g41170, mitochondrial, with product MISNNAYGRYGLIGNWVHEVSEFVFGQLGFIRWKGYFQISRLISNDAYGRHGLQEEEEEDEVIKGFHGSQEKMSREIGFGVSNEDKFEYEYEHPRVKEACRLIKLQHMWETRHERDLRRTVRKLTPQQVCAVLQCQEDERDALKFFYWADRQWQYRHDVAVYHCLLRILSKTKLCQGARRVLNLMIRRGHACHPLTFNYLMISYSRAGRLSDALRVLKLMQIQVVKPDLSTYNTIIHVLVMAQNLDKAHKYFNAMKQAGIAPDIVTFNILVKGLCEVRRLDDAVQLLREMPFRGCPPDNVTYHTILSFLCKHRKIDEIRSILGMMDKYALAPDQSTYSILIHVLSKYGHGFEALQFLRELEDKGFKVGVVEYSTVINSFCRDGKMDEAKEVVDEMVSRGLIPDIVIYSTIINGFCRIGRVDLARKLIHNMLQKGLEPNTVLYTALMNGLCKIGNSMEAKRLLEKSEDDLWTPNSITYSVVMHGLRREGKLTEACLLVSGMLQRGCFPSPVEINLLIHSLCKKHRPDEAKRFMEECLRKGFPINVVHFTTVIHGFCKEGKIEEALSLLDDMYLTKRYPDAVTYTTLIHTLGKKDRLKEASQLTLRMLKKGVLPTPLTYKTIINRFCDNNMVEELCQLLAQMMESDSFRDGYNLMIEKLCKDGKLQEAFKFLGKVLRTASHTDAVTCHSLIQSFLKNGQPTDSYKVACRMFQRNMIPDIQICRKIKEQLLLEGKSWEADKLMEKFVERGCISPGSI from the coding sequence ATGATTTCAAACAATGCATATGGAAGATACGGCCTAATAGGCAATTGGGTTCATGAAGTGAGTGAGTTTGTATTTGGGCAATTAGGGTTTATAAGATGGAAAGGATATTTCCAGATTAGTAGACTGATTTCAAACGATGCATATGGAAGACATGGcctacaagaagaagaagaagaagatgaagttatTAAGGGCTTCCATGGAAGTCAGGAGAAGATGTCTCGTGAAATTGGATTTGGGGTAAGTAATGAGGATAAATTTGAATACGAATACGAGCATCCAAGAGTCAAGGAAGCTTGTAGGCTCATCAAGTTGCAGCATATGTGGGAGACAAGGCATGAGAGGGACCTCAGGCGCACGGTTCGCAAACTAACTCCACAACAGGTTTGTGCCGTGCTTCAATGTCAGGAGGATGAGAGGGACGCTCTCAAGTTCTTTTACTGGGCAGACAGGCAATGGCAGTATCGACACGATGTTGCAGTGTATCACTGTCTTCTCAGGATTTTGAGCAAGACCAAGCTCTGCCAGGGAGCTCGTAGAGTGTTAAATTTAATGATTAGAAGAGGGCATGCTTGCCATCCGCTGACATTCAATTATCTGATGATTTCATACAGTCGTGCAGGCAGATTGTCGGATGCCCTAAGGGTGTTGAAACTGATGCAGATACAGGTTGTTAAGCCTGATCTCTCAACTTACAACACGATCATCCATGTGCTTGTGATGGCACAAAATTTGGATAAAGCCCATAAATATTTCAATGCAATGAAGCAGGCGGGAATCGCTCCTGATATTGTGACATTTAATATTCTTGTCAAGGGGCTGTGTGAAGTGCGTCGATTGGATGATGCTGTGCAGCTGTTGAGAGAGATGCCTTTCAGGGGTTGCCCTCCTGATAATGTTACCTACCATACAATACTAAGTTTCCTATGCAAGCATAGGAAGATAGATGAAATACGAAGCATACTGGGGATGATGGACAAATATGCACTGGCTCCAGATCAGAGCACCTATTCTATTCTAATTCATGTGCTTTCAAAATATGGTCATGGTTTTGAAGCCTTGCAATTTCTCAGGGAGTTGGAAGACAAAGGCTTCAAAGTCGGCGTAGTGGAATATAGTACAGTAATTAATTCATTTTGTAGGGATGGAAAGATGGATGAAGCTAAAGAAGTTGTAGACGAGATGGTTTCGAGGGGGCTTATACCTGATATAGTTATATACAGCACAATAATCAATGGATTTTGTAGAATAGGACGAGTTGATTTAGCTAGAAAGTTGATTCATAACATGCTTCAGAAGGGCTTGGAACCTAACACTGTACTTTACACAGCCCTGATGAATGGACTCTGCAAGATTGGCAATTCAATGGAGGCAAAACGGCTTCTTGAAAAGAGTGAGGATGATCTTTGGACACCCAATAGCATCACATACAGTGTAGTTATGCATGGGCTTCGAAGAGAAGGAAAATTGACAGAGGCATGCCTACTTGTGAGTGGGATGCTGCAGAGGGGATGCTTCCCTTCTCCCGTTGAGATTAACTTGCTGATACATTCTCTATGTAAGAAGCACAGACCTGATGAAGCAAAAAGATTCATGGAAGAATGCTTGAGAAAAGGTTTTCCTATCAATGTCGTACATTTTACCACTGTGATACATGGGTTCTGCAAGGAAGGAAAGATAGAAGAGGCTCTTTCTTTGCTGGATGACATGTATTTGACCAAGCGCTATCCAGATGCTGTAACTTATACAACTTTGATTCATACACTGGGCAAGAAAGATAGACTAAAAGAGGCTTCTCAACTCACTCTAAGAATGCTGAAGAAGGGCGTGCTTCCTACACCTCTAACTTATAAAACTATTATCAACAGATTCTGTGATAATAATATGGTGGAAGAGTTGTGTCAATTACTGGCACAGATGATGGAGAGCGACAGCTTTAGAGATGGATATAATCTGATGATTGAGAAGCTTTGTAAGGATGGAAAGCTGCAGGAGGCCTTCAAATTTCTTGGCAAGGTGTTGCGAACAGCTTCTCATACTGATGCCGTCACATGCCATTCTCTGATTCAGAGTTTTCTCAAGAATGGTCAACCGACAGATTCCTACAAAGTAGCTTGCAGAATGTTTCAAAGAAACATGATTCCTGACATTCAGATTTGCAGAAAAATAAAAGAACAACTGCTTTTGGAGGGAAAATCATGGGAAGCAGACAAGCTGATGGAGAAATTTGTGGAGAGGGGATGCATCTCGCCAGGTTCTATATAA